The Chitinophagaceae bacterium genome window below encodes:
- a CDS encoding copper homeostasis protein CutC: MIYKLEVIAFNIESCLLIQQAGAHRIELCDNPGEGGTTPSYGLLKKAREHVSIDLFPMIRPRGGDFLYNDDEFEIMKEDILRCKELECDGVVIGLLNADGTVDVKRSAELVELAHPLGVTFHRAFDRTKDAFEALETLIDIGCERVLTSGLTPNVTEATEMLTKLINAADNRIVIMPGSGVRSNNIQELAQKTGAVEFHTSARTVISTKMNYINPLMKEEMKAVMADEEEIRKTLLALESYNSYEPPF; this comes from the coding sequence ATGATTTACAAATTAGAAGTCATTGCCTTTAACATTGAAAGCTGTTTACTCATTCAGCAGGCGGGAGCACACCGTATTGAATTATGTGATAACCCGGGTGAAGGCGGCACTACCCCATCATATGGACTATTAAAAAAAGCAAGGGAGCATGTTTCCATCGATCTGTTCCCAATGATTCGTCCGAGAGGCGGTGATTTTCTTTACAATGATGATGAGTTTGAAATAATGAAAGAAGATATACTGCGTTGTAAAGAACTGGAATGTGATGGAGTAGTAATTGGTTTGCTGAATGCAGATGGAACTGTTGATGTAAAAAGAAGTGCTGAGTTAGTTGAACTGGCACATCCGCTGGGGGTTACATTTCACCGTGCATTCGACCGTACAAAAGATGCATTTGAAGCATTAGAAACATTGATCGATATTGGTTGCGAACGTGTGCTTACATCCGGATTAACGCCCAATGTTACTGAAGCAACTGAAATGCTTACTAAACTGATTAATGCTGCTGATAACCGCATCGTTATTATGCCGGGCAGTGGTGTAAGAAGTAATAATATCCAGGAACTGGCACAAAAAACCGGCGCAGTTGAATTTCATACATCAGCACGAACAGTGATTTCAACAAAAATGAACTACATCAATCCATTGATGAAGGAAGAAATGAAAGCAGTGATGGCAGATGAAGAAGAGATCAGGAA